A stretch of Aspergillus nidulans FGSC A4 chromosome VI DNA encodes these proteins:
- a CDS encoding protein rgdA (transcript_id=CADANIAT00009916) — protein MAAVDFSNVYSATYSSVPVYEFKIGTDSVMRRRSDDWINATHILKVAGFDKPARTRILEREVQKGVHEKVQGGYGKYQGTWIPLQEGRQLAERNNILDKLLPIFDYVAGDRSPPPAPKHTSAASKPRAPKINKRVVKEDVFSAVNHHRSMGPPSFHHEHYDVNTGLDEDESIEQATLESSSMIADEDMISMSQNGPYSSRKRKRGINEVAAMSLSEQEHILYGDQLLDYFMTVGDAPEATRIPPPQPPANFQVDRPIDDSGNTALHWACAMGDLEIVKDLLRRGADMKALSIHEETPLVRAVLFTNNYEKRTFPALLDLLLDTISFRDWFGATLFHHIAQTTKSKGKWKSSRYYCEVALEKLRTTFSPEEVDLLLSCQDSVGDTAVLVAARNGVFRLVDLLLSRCPRAGDLVNKRGETASSIMQRAHLAERDIPPPPSSITMGNDHIDGEVGAPTSLEPQSVTLHHESSPATAQLLSQIGAIMAEASRKLTSSYGAAKPSQKDSDDVANPEALYEQLEQDRQKIRRQYDALAAKEAAEESSDAQLGRYEQMRDNYESLLEQIQRARLKERLASTPVPTQTAVIGSSSPEQDRLLTTFQLSRALCSEQKIRRAAVKELAQQRADAGVSTKFDVHRKLVALATGLKEEELDPMAAELAETLEFDRMNGKGVGPESPEADHKDSASLPFPGPVVSVDA, from the exons ATGGCGGCAGTAGACTTTTCAAACGTCTATTCCGCTACATATAGCAGT GTTCCGGTGTATGAGTTCAAGATTGGCACCGACAGTGTTATGCGAAGGCGGTCTGATGATTGGATCAATGCGACACATATACTTAAAGTAGCAGGGTTTGACAAGCCGGCAAGAACTCGTATTCTCGAGCGTGAGGTTCAGAAAGGAGTCCACGAAAAAGTTCAGGGCGGCTATGGCAAATATCAAG GGACATGGATCCCACTTCAGGAAGGTCGCCAGCTTGCAGAGCGGAATAATATACTCGACAAACTCCTGCCAATATTCGACTATGTAGCGGGCGACCGCAGCCCTCCTCCCGCGCCGAAGCATACATCAGCGGCTTCAAAGCCAAGGGCACCGAAAATCAACAAGAGAGTTGTCAAAGAAGATGTTTTCAGTGCCGTAAACCATCACCGAAGCATGGGACCACCAAGTTTCCACCATGAGCATTACGACGTAAACACTGGATTGGACGAAGACGAGTCGATCGAGCAGGCAACCCTAGAGTCTTCATCTATGATAGCCGATGAAGACATGATCTCAATGTCCCAAAATGGTCCATACTCGTCAAGAAAACGCAAGCGCGGAATCAACGAAGTAGCTGCCATGTCGCTTAGCGAGCAGGAACACATTCTCTATGGAGATCAACTTCTAGACTATTTCATGACTGTCGGAGACGCACCAGAGGCAACGCGCATTCCACCTCCCCAGCCTCCCGCTAACTTCCAGGTGGATCGCCCGATTGACGATTCAGGTAATACGGCCCTGCATTGGGCATGCGCAATGGGTGACCTTGAAATTGTCAAAGATTTGCTGCGGAGGGGAGCAGATATGAAAGCACTGTCTATTCATGAAGAGACCCCACTGGTCCGCGCTGTGCTTTTTACGAACAACTATGAGAAGAGGACGTTTCCAGCACTGTTAGACCTGCTTCTAGACACGATCTCTTTCAGGGATTGGTTTGGTGCTACATTGTTCCACCACATCGCGCAAACGACGAAAAGCAAGGGAAAATGGAAAAGCTCACGATACTACTGTGAAGTGGCACTAGAGAAATTGCGCACCACTTTCTCCCCAGAAGAAGTCGATTTATTACTCTCATGTCAGGATTCGGTCGGGGATACTGCCGTTTTAGTTGCTGCACGCAATGGAGTTTTTCGCCTGGTTGACCTGCTTCTCTCTCGCTGCCCAAGGGCCGGTGATCTAGTAAATAAAAGAGGCGAAACCGCCTCTAGCATCATGCAACGGGCCCATCTGGCAGAACGAGACATCccaccgccgccatcttCTATTACTATGGGGAATGATCACATAGATGGTGAAGTTGGCGCCCCTACCAGCTTAGAACCACAGTCGGTTACTCTACATCACGAGTCATCTCCCGCCACTGCGCAATTGCTCTCACAGATTGGAGCTATCATGGCGGAAGCGAGCAGAAAGCTTACCTCAAGCTACGGCGCTGCCAAGCCAAGTCAGAAAGACTCAGATGATGTCGCCAATCCAGAAGCATTGTACGAGCAGCTAGAGCAAGATCGTCAGAAAATCAGGAGACAATATGACGCGTTAGCCGCAAAAGAGGCCGCGGAAGAATCAAGCGACGCACAGCTCGGCCGATACGAGCAGATGAGAGACAACTATGAGTCCCTCCTAGAGCAAATCCAACGAGCTCGTCTTAAAGAACGTCTTGCTTCAACTCCCGTTCCAACGCAAACTGCGGTTATAGGCTCATCGTCACCTGAACAAGACAGACTGCTCACAACTTTCCAATTAAGCCGCGCGCTTTGCTCTGAGCAAAAGATAAGGCGGGCAGCGGTGAAGGAACTGGCTCAAcagagagctgatgctggcGTCAGCACGAAATTCGATGTACATCGCAAGCTTGTGGCGCTCGCTACTGGCCtaaaggaggaagagctggaccctatggctgcagagctggctGAAACCCTCGAGTTTGACCGGATGAATGGAAAGGGCGT
- a CDS encoding NADH dehydrogenase [ubiquinone] 1 beta subcomplex subunit 7 (transcript_id=CADANIAT00009917), whose protein sequence is MTVAESVKSAVGLADTQATREEMSAARLPLQYRDSCAHLLIPLNRCRQQEWYLPWKCEDERHSYEKCQYEEFKKRVAKMDELRAAKDGARSN, encoded by the exons ATGACCGTCGCTGAGTCGGTAAAGAGCGCCGTCGGGCTGGCCGACACTCAAG CCACACGCGAGGAGATGTCTGCTGCCCGCCTCCCCCTCCAATACCGTGATTCCTGCGCACATCTCCTTATTCCGTTGAACCGATGCCGACAGCAAGAGTGGTACCTCCCTTGGAAGTGTGAG GATGAAAGACACAGCTACGAAAAGTGCCAATATGAGGAATTCAAGAAGCGCGTTGCTAAGATGGATGAACTTCGCGCTGCCAAGGATGGTGCGCGCAGCAATTGA
- a CDS encoding macro domain-containing protein (transcript_id=CADANIAT00009918) yields MAALMPIGDIPTISLLYKLKRLVPNAHPLKSPSKVLNDTVAMVRHDITKLQGVDCIVNAAKRSLLGGGGVDYAIHKAAGPDLLKECRTLNGCDTGDAKITNAYNLPNKRIIHTVGPIYSDAMRRGKDEPERLLRSCYRRCLEVAVENEMKSIAFNAISTGIYGYPSRDAAKAALDETRKFLETDKNTGLLERVIFCNFELKDVEAYEQLIPLFFPPAEHSQGGDAVADAATKSGKAGTRSEDAGANIEVPHNVAPSSPSVLAISLPDPPTKEPTFEGQPESKKQKVSAQPSEVDPDDRSLYISELSDLKSEDEWDAIEAAEARAGRFTYAEALDAEPVEIDRPSSTTDVQSIQSSGIIDDMVHSQSTDGFLGKE; encoded by the exons ATGGCAGCTCTTATGCCTATTGGAGACATTCCAACAATCTCCCTGCTCTATAAACTCAAACGCCTAGTTCCCAACGCTCACCCGCTGAAATCGCCTTCCAAGGTTCTCAATGATACAGTCGCAATGGTCCGCCATGATATAACGAAGCTTCAAGGTGTTGACTGCATCGTCAACGCAGCCAAGCGCTCGCTCCTcggaggcggcggcgttgattACGCCATCCATAAAGCTGCTGGTCCCGACTTGCTCAAGGAATGCAGGACACTAAATGGCTGCGATACAGGAGATGCTAAGATAACAAATGCATACAACCTGCCCAACAAACGAATCATCCACACCGTCGGACCGATATACAGCGATGCGATGCGGCGGGGAAAAGACGAGCCGGAAAGACTGCTGCGGAGCTGCTATCGGCGGTGTCTTGAGGTGGCTGTTGAGAACGAGATGAAGAGCATTGCCTTTAATGCGATCAGCACGGGAATATACGGGTACCCGTCAAGAGATGCGGCCAAGGCTGCTCTTGACGAGACGCGCAAGTTTCTGGAAACCGACAAGAACACGGGCCTTCTGGAACGAGTCATATTCTGCAACTTTGAGCTCAAAGATGTAGAGGCTTATGAACAGTTGATACC gcttttctttcctcctgCAGAACATTCTCAGGGCGGGGACGCAGTGGCAGATGCAGCCACAAAGTCAGGAAAAGCGGGAACAAGGTCAGAAGATGCAGGCGCCAATATTGAAGTGCCCCATAATGTAGCTCCGTCATCACCAAGTGTGCTTGCGATCTCGCTTCCTGACCCGCCGACAAAGGAGCCCACTTTTGAAGGCCAGCCAGAGAGCAAAAAACAGAAAGTCAGCGCTCAACCTTCTGAGGTGGACCCTGACGATAGGTCCTTGTACATCAGTGAGCTCTCGGACCTGAAAAGCGAAGACGAATGGGATGCCATTGAGGCAGCTGAGGCTAGAGCTGGTCGTTTTACATATGCAGAGGCGCTTGACGCAGAGCCCGTTGAAATTGACCGGCCTTCATCAACTACTGATGTGCAGAGTATACAGTCAAGTGGAATAATTGATGATATGGTTCACTCGCAGTCGACGGATGGATTCTTAGGGAAGGAATGA
- the nsdD gene encoding GATA-type sexual development transcription factor NsdD (transcript_id=CADANIAT00009919): protein MGSLEAGHRHRDHLPAIGFIGSRGPTTSPAPLVSPTTMYPNNPLPYSYSTTPANVGPGYASPPEPRRAEDEKEKAPRQSLPSIHEALGNDNPLPYPPAPTSAAPQQPNSAPPPHHLPNFGRSSAEGPSGPPNPFSNGSSFLRESSSSHQPQLQAEPSRSSLASLNTTDSRNASLQSISSGKSPTQSASTVMTSVSGSQTGTGYDYNAPPSAGSVASPNGYSGFSQPFPFQSQPPPGAPVYPAASYDSRPYEMKGGVTGSFGHQGDSAKRHLDVYDIESSLTEMVDLNTRALDFSRHYANRAHQSRSGAVVGSALPSLHEVEEMLNIQRRNHDALMRIRAVVFSQEHAMAEQVAQRKAFKFGGAHDDDHRMAMYQEEFKSSGGFGPDSKKRRGKAAPPGRCHSCNRAETPEWRRGPDGARTLCNACGLHYAKLTRKMGAKQAAGLGSNLKPKTLDSVSPRSH, encoded by the exons ATGGGATCACTAGAGGCTGGACATAGGCATAG GGATCATCTCCCCGCTATTGGTTTTATAGGCTCCAGAGGTCCCACCacatctcctgctcctctcgTTAGTCCGACGACGATGTACCCGAATAACCCTCTTCCTTATTCATACTCGACGACTCCCGCCAACGTTGGGCCTGGGTATGCTTCGCCGCCGGAGCCCCGGCGCGCGGaggatgaaaaagaaaaggcacCACGACAGTCGCTCCCATCTATACACGAGGCGTTAGGGAATGATAATCCACTACCATATCCACCTGctccaacatcagcagctcctcaacagccaaaCAGTGCGCCGCCTCCGCATCACCTCCCGAACTTTGGACGCTCGAGTGCGGAGGGGCCGTCAGGTCCTCCTAACCCGTTCTCCAATGGAAGCTCCTTCCTCAGGgagtcatcatcatctcacCAGCCACAATTACAGGCGGAACCATCACGTTCAAGTTTAGCGTCACTGAATACAACAGATTCCAGGAACGCTTCACTTCAGTCAATTAGCTCGGGCAAATCGCCGACGCAAAGTGCAAGCACTGTTATGACCTCTGTGTCTGGCTCGCAAACAGGGACAGGTTACGACTACAATGCTCCTCCGTCAGCGGGCAGTGTTGCGTCGCCAAATGGATACAGCGGATTTTCACAGCCCTTTCCGTTCCAGTCACAGCCCCCACCAGGAGCACCAGTGTATCCGGCCGCATCGTACGACTCACGGCCTTACGAAATGAAGGGTGGGGTTACAGGTTCCTTCGGGCACCAGGGGGATTCTGCGAAGCGCCATCTCGATGTGTATGACATTGAATCGTCTCTGACTGAG ATGGTCGACTTGAACACTCGGGCGCTAGACTTCTCACGGCATTATGCAAACAGAGCACACCAGTCTCGCTCCGGTGCTGTAGTCGGATCAGCTCTGCCCTCGCTCCATGAGGTGGAAGAGATGCTCAACATCCAACGACGGAACCACGACGCTCTGATGCGCATAAGAGCCGTGGTTTTCAGCCAGGAACATGCCATGGCCGAGCAAGTGGCACAGCGAAAAGCCTTCAAATTTGGGGGAGCCCACGATGACGACCACCGTATGGCAATGTACCAGGAGGAATTCAAGAGCAGCGGCGGGTTCGGCCCCGACTCGAAGAAACGACGTGGT AAAGCTGCCCCTCCTGGTCGATGCCATAGTTGCAACCGTGCCGAAACGCCAGAATGGCGCCGCGGCCCCGATGGCGCGCGGACTCTGTGCAATGCATGCGGCTTACACTACGCGAAATTGACTCGCAAAATGGGCGCCAAACAGGCGGCAGGGTTGGGGTCGAACCTCAAACCCAAGACACTCGACTCGGTGTCACCGAGGAGTCATTAA